GGGGCACCGTCGGCGACATCGAATCCCAGCCCTTTCTCGAGGCTATCCGTCAGCTGAAAAGCGACCTTGGACGCCAAAACACCCTGTACGTACACGTCACCCTGGTGCCTTACCTGCGGGCGGCCGACGAGCTGAAGACGAAGCCTACCCAGCACAGCGTCAAGGAGTTGCGCGGCATCGGCATCCAGCCTGACGTGCTGGTCTGCCGGACTGAAAAGCCGTTCCCGCCCGGCTTGAAGCAGAAATTGGCGCTTTTTTGCGACACCGAGGAGCGGGCGGTGGTTCAGGCCCTGGACGTGCCGTTCATCTACGAGGTCCCGGTGATGCTCGAAAAGGAAGGCCTGGGAGACTTCGTGGTGGAGAGGCTGGAGTTGGAATGCGGACCGCCCGATCTGACCGGTTGGGAGGCGATGATTGAACGTTGGCGCAACCCTGAAGCCCGGGTGGCGATCGCCCTGGTCGGCAAGTACGTTTCCCTTCCGGACGCATACAAGAGCGTGATTGAGGCCCTGCGGCACGGCGGCATCGCCAACGCCACGGACGTGAACATCCACATGATTGACGCGGAAAGCCTGGAACACGGTCCCGTGGAGGAGATACTGGACGGGGCCGACGGTATCCTGGTCCCGGGTGGTTTCGGGGACCGGGGCATCGAGGGCAAAATCCGGGCCATCCGCCACGCGCGGGAACGCCGTCTGCCTTTTTTGGGTATCTGCCTGGGAATGCAATTGGCCGTCGTTGAATTCGCCCGCGGGATGCTGGGCTGGCCGGACGCCAACAGTTCCGAGTTCGACCCGGGCACTGCCCACCCGGTGATCGACTTGCTTCCGGAGCAGTTGCAGGTGCGGGACCTGGGCGGCACGATGCGGCTGGGCGCCTACGCCTGCCGGTTGAAACCGGATTCGGTGGCGCACCGGGCCTACGGCCGCGAAGAGGTCCAGGAGCGGCATCGTCACCGGTACGAGTTCAACAACGCCTATCTGGAAGACTTAGACCGGGCCGGAATGGTCTTTTCCGGGATCAATCCGGACAAGCAGTTGGTGGAGATCATTGAGCTTGCCGGACATCCCTGGTTTGTAGCGACACAGTTCCACCCCGAGTTCCTGTCGCGTCCGAACCGGCCGCACCCGCTGTTCCGCGATTTTGTCGCGGCCGCCCGCCGCCGGAGAGACAATTGATTATCGGGCAAACTAGACCCGATGACGCATATTGCGTGCAACTGAGCTTTTAGGTTTCTATTTTGCCTGATCCATTCCGAATTCTGGATTTGCGACTCCTGAATTCTGAAAGCTGAGGTTTCTATTCCGGCTAAGGAGGTTTGACCTTTGCAGAAAAAACTGCTTGCGGGGCTGATCCTGGGGGCGATTGTTCTGTCGCTGATTCTGGTGGCCGTGCTTGGCGGCCGCACCGGACCGGAAGGCCGGCGCGCGACCGGAGAACAGATCGGCCTGATCCGGATTGAGGGTGTGATCGCCGGAGGTGATCAAGGGGGTTTCTTCGGGTTGGGAGGCGCCGAGGAAACCACGGCCAGGCTGCGGGAGGCGGCGGACAACCCGAACATCCGGGCGGTGGTGCTGCGTTTGAACAGCCCCGGCGGCACGGCGGCCGCTTCCCAGGAAGTGAGCGAAGCGGTGGTCCGGCTGCGGCAGGCCGGGAAACCGGTGGTGGCCTCCATGGGTGATATGTCGGCCTCGGGCGCGTACTGGATCGCGTCTCATGCCGACACCATCGTGGCCAACCCGGCCACCATCACCGGCAGCATCGGGGTGATCATCCAGACCACGCACCTCACCGGCCTGTACGATATGCTCGGGGTCGAGACAAAGACCTTCAAGAGCGGGCCCCACAAGGATATGGGCAGCCCCGACCGGATGCCTACCCCCGAAGAACAGGCCATCTTTCAGGGAATGGTGGACGATATCTACGCCCAGTTCGTCACGGTGGTTGCTCGGGGCCGGGACCTGCCCGAAGACCAGGTGCGGGAATTGGCCGACGGGCGCATTTTCACCGGGCGCCAGGCTTACGAACTGGGGCTGGTGGACGAGCTCGGAGACCTCCACGACGCCGTGCGGACGGCCGCCGAACTGGGCGGCCTGGACCCGGACGCCCCGGTGGTGGTGGAACTGGGTCCGAGGCCCTTCTTCCAGGATTTCTGGGGAGGACTTTCGTCCCTGTTAAGACCGCAAGCGTCCTGGCTGTTGACCGCCCCTGCCGTGGAACAGCGCTAAAGAGTGATGCAAAACCAGAAATCGTTCTAAACGCTTGGAGGCCGCGAAAAACAAGCATGGCGCGAAAGGCGAAGCTGGACGGCGCGGAGCGTACTGGGTGGTACGTGAGCACCGGACGGCGAGCCTGACAAAGCCAGGCGCAGTTTTGCAGCGGTCTCTTAGAAGAGCACCACGGATGGTTATCCGTGCCCCGGAAAGGAGCAAGCATCTTGGGCAGCCTCGGTTTTTTGGAAATCATCTACGGTGTGCTTTTTGACCCGGTCAACACTTTCCGGCGGTTGGCCGAGGACCCGCCGTTTCCGTTGGTCCTCATCATCGTGACTCTGGTCAATGCCGCCGGGACACTGATGGGCATGCTGACCGTGAACACCATCGCGCTTTCCGGGCTGGGAACGGAATACGACCCGATCATCGCCGGTTTGGGTCCTTTCCTGGCGCTCACCGGCTTTTTTCTGTGGTACGCCAAGTGGCTGGGTTACGGCGCCGTACTGCACCTGGTGGCGCAGTTGCTGGGGGGGCAAAACGGGCCCAAGGCCACCCTGACCGTGTATGGCTTGGCCGGTTTGCCCGCCGTTCTGATGCTGCCGGTGCAGGGTTTCGTTGTGGTGGCCGGTGTCGCCGAGACCCCGGCCTCGGCTGTCTTGGGCCTGATCGGGCTGGGGGTGTTTGTCTGGAGCCTGGTCCTCCTGATTATCGGCCTGCGGGAGGCACATGGATTTGTCACCGGCCGGGCGGTGACCGTGGTTTTCGTGCCGGTGGCCGCTGTGGCCGCGTTGCTCCTGATACTGCTGATCATTATGGTCGCCGGTCTGGCCCCGGTGGTGCCCCGCCCACCCGGGGTCCCCTTGGGGTTCTAAGGCGCTCCCTTGGGGTTCTAATATTTTCCGTTCGGTTTTAGCC
The sequence above is drawn from the Bacillota bacterium genome and encodes:
- a CDS encoding CTP synthase, translated to MAGKYIFVTGGVVSSLGKGITAASLGRLLKSRGLEVTVQKLDPYLNVDPGTMSPFQHGEVFVTDDGAETDLDLGHYERFIDHSLSKLSNVTTGGIYSSVIRKERRGDYLGGTVQVIPHITNEIKERVLQVGQATGADVVIVEIGGTVGDIESQPFLEAIRQLKSDLGRQNTLYVHVTLVPYLRAADELKTKPTQHSVKELRGIGIQPDVLVCRTEKPFPPGLKQKLALFCDTEERAVVQALDVPFIYEVPVMLEKEGLGDFVVERLELECGPPDLTGWEAMIERWRNPEARVAIALVGKYVSLPDAYKSVIEALRHGGIANATDVNIHMIDAESLEHGPVEEILDGADGILVPGGFGDRGIEGKIRAIRHARERRLPFLGICLGMQLAVVEFARGMLGWPDANSSEFDPGTAHPVIDLLPEQLQVRDLGGTMRLGAYACRLKPDSVAHRAYGREEVQERHRHRYEFNNAYLEDLDRAGMVFSGINPDKQLVEIIELAGHPWFVATQFHPEFLSRPNRPHPLFRDFVAAARRRRDN
- the sppA gene encoding signal peptide peptidase SppA produces the protein MQKKLLAGLILGAIVLSLILVAVLGGRTGPEGRRATGEQIGLIRIEGVIAGGDQGGFFGLGGAEETTARLREAADNPNIRAVVLRLNSPGGTAAASQEVSEAVVRLRQAGKPVVASMGDMSASGAYWIASHADTIVANPATITGSIGVIIQTTHLTGLYDMLGVETKTFKSGPHKDMGSPDRMPTPEEQAIFQGMVDDIYAQFVTVVARGRDLPEDQVRELADGRIFTGRQAYELGLVDELGDLHDAVRTAAELGGLDPDAPVVVELGPRPFFQDFWGGLSSLLRPQASWLLTAPAVEQR
- a CDS encoding Yip1 family protein, encoding MGSLGFLEIIYGVLFDPVNTFRRLAEDPPFPLVLIIVTLVNAAGTLMGMLTVNTIALSGLGTEYDPIIAGLGPFLALTGFFLWYAKWLGYGAVLHLVAQLLGGQNGPKATLTVYGLAGLPAVLMLPVQGFVVVAGVAETPASAVLGLIGLGVFVWSLVLLIIGLREAHGFVTGRAVTVVFVPVAAVAALLLILLIIMVAGLAPVVPRPPGVPLGF